One Chitinophaga sp. H8 DNA window includes the following coding sequences:
- the dnaA gene encoding chromosomal replication initiator protein DnaA, translating into MNKTCEQVWERCLNIIRDIVEWQPFKTWFEPIKPIKLENNVLTIQVPSQFFYEYLEEHYVGLLGKTIKRELGKEARLEYRIVVENGTPHQHPKTVNMPTQFTKPQKDSEVNFPLTIQNPVKNPFVIPGIKRVQIDSQLNPNYTFDSYIEGDCNRVARRAGKTVSEKPGGTSFNPLVVYGGVGLGKTHLAQAIGNEVKRSHPNKAVLYVSAEKFINQFIDHSKNSIINDFIHFYQLIDVLIVDDIQFFARAEKTQDAFFAIFNHLHQSGKQLILTSDKPPKDLDGLQERLLSRFRWGLSADIQIPDFETRMEILEMKMRNDGLEMPKEVVKYVAYNIQSNVRELEGALISLLAQSSLNRKEIDLELAKRVLKSFVKTSSKEITIESIQKMVCEYFDVPYDKLLQKTRKREIVQARQITMYLAKSFTKNSLKTIGEHFGGRDHTTVIHSCQTVKDLMDTDNTFRDSVIELQQKVQLAAM; encoded by the coding sequence ATGAATAAAACTTGCGAACAAGTTTGGGAAAGGTGTCTTAATATAATTAGGGATATTGTGGAATGGCAGCCATTTAAGACTTGGTTTGAACCCATTAAACCCATTAAACTTGAAAACAATGTTTTAACCATTCAGGTTCCCAGTCAATTCTTTTACGAGTATTTAGAAGAGCACTATGTAGGGTTACTCGGTAAAACAATTAAAAGAGAGTTAGGAAAGGAAGCCCGTTTGGAATATCGCATTGTAGTAGAGAATGGTACACCTCACCAGCATCCCAAAACGGTAAACATGCCCACGCAGTTCACCAAGCCTCAGAAAGATAGTGAAGTGAATTTTCCGCTCACTATTCAGAATCCGGTAAAGAACCCGTTTGTTATACCGGGCATTAAAAGGGTACAGATTGATTCACAGCTGAATCCAAACTATACTTTCGATTCGTATATTGAAGGTGACTGTAACCGGGTAGCACGCAGAGCAGGTAAAACTGTATCTGAGAAGCCTGGGGGCACTTCTTTCAACCCATTGGTAGTATATGGTGGTGTAGGGCTTGGTAAAACCCACCTGGCACAGGCCATTGGTAATGAAGTAAAGCGCTCTCATCCCAACAAAGCTGTCTTGTATGTAAGTGCGGAGAAATTCATTAACCAGTTTATTGATCACTCCAAGAACAGTATCATCAATGACTTCATTCATTTTTATCAGCTCATTGATGTACTGATTGTAGATGACATACAGTTTTTTGCCAGGGCAGAAAAAACGCAGGATGCTTTCTTTGCTATTTTCAATCATCTTCATCAGTCCGGCAAGCAGTTGATCCTGACTTCTGACAAACCACCCAAAGATCTGGATGGCTTGCAGGAAAGGTTGCTGAGCCGTTTTCGCTGGGGCCTGAGTGCGGATATTCAGATTCCGGACTTTGAAACCCGCATGGAGATCTTGGAGATGAAAATGCGGAATGATGGTCTGGAGATGCCGAAGGAAGTAGTGAAATACGTAGCTTATAATATCCAGAGCAACGTAAGAGAGCTGGAAGGCGCCCTGATATCTTTGCTGGCACAATCCTCTCTGAATCGTAAAGAGATAGATCTGGAACTGGCCAAACGTGTGCTGAAGTCTTTTGTTAAAACCTCTTCCAAGGAGATTACGATTGAGAGCATTCAGAAAATGGTATGTGAATATTTTGATGTACCATATGACAAATTGCTGCAAAAAACACGCAAGCGTGAAATTGTGCAGGCCCGGCAGATTACCATGTACCTGGCCAAATCATTCACTAAAAATTCTTTAAAGACCATTGGCGAACATTTTGGTGGCCGGGATCACACTACAGTGATACATTCCTGCCAAACCGTTAAAGACCTGATGGATACCGATAATACTTTCCGGGACAGCGTAATAGAATTGCAACAGAAAGTGCAATTAGCTGCCATGTAA
- a CDS encoding thioredoxin family protein yields the protein MNKSIFYHAGCPVCVSAEQDIVKLIGAANVEVVNIGQDRGRIAEAENAGVKSVPALVTPDGNVLHINFGAAMADVKG from the coding sequence ATGAACAAATCCATTTTTTATCACGCGGGTTGTCCTGTATGTGTTAGCGCGGAGCAGGATATTGTAAAACTGATCGGCGCAGCTAATGTGGAAGTAGTGAATATTGGTCAGGACCGTGGCCGTATTGCAGAAGCCGAAAATGCAGGTGTAAAATCGGTGCCTGCACTGGTTACACCTGATGGAAATGTACTGCACATCAATTTCGGTGCAGCAATGGCAGATGTAAAAGGATAG
- a CDS encoding DUF3127 domain-containing protein, producing MSFEITGKLVVKYNTVQRSETFKTREFVIEKSDDINGRVINNYIKFQSVQDRTAIVDKFNEGENVKVYFNIKGTRWEKDGKVNYITNLDAWRMESVMPGGAAPGTDRMPDYNTSQAPASQDGGDDLPF from the coding sequence ATGAGTTTTGAAATTACCGGAAAGCTGGTTGTAAAGTATAACACCGTACAGCGCAGCGAAACATTTAAGACAAGAGAGTTCGTTATTGAGAAGTCAGATGATATTAATGGACGTGTAATAAATAACTACATTAAGTTCCAGTCTGTTCAAGACAGAACCGCTATTGTAGATAAGTTCAACGAAGGCGAGAATGTTAAAGTTTATTTCAATATCAAAGGCACCCGTTGGGAAAAAGATGGTAAAGTGAATTATATCACTAATCTGGATGCCTGGCGTATGGAGTCTGTAATGCCTGGTGGCGCTGCTCCCGGCACAGACCGCATGCCTGACTACAATACTTCCCAGGCGCCTGCTTCGCAGGACGGAGGCGATGATCTGCCTTTCTAA